From the genome of Tenrec ecaudatus isolate mTenEca1 chromosome 1, mTenEca1.hap1, whole genome shotgun sequence:
cttcctttttctttcaactggggtttttctctgtcttattttggtATTGATTATTAGCTTCTTTGACTCCTTGGTTTATATTTTTGTATGATTATTGGTCCGTGATGTTTATATAAagtccaggatgggtgaatctagagagatagtaactggatttcaGGGGTCCTTGAGCTGGGGAGGttgggagaaaatggggagctaagaacAAAACCCATTAGATTGTACAACACACTTCTGGATATGATGGAATTATTGAATTGGATATTTGGATTATGACCCCAtacaactttattttttaaaagttcttagtatgtatggattgtgataagaattgtacgagcccccaataaaatgatttttttaaagtttttaaaaaatggctgCAGAGTACATTAACAAggaactgctagaaattcaagccgagttcagaagaggacatgacgaAGCATATCAGTGCTGGCAGCAGAAAgggcttggctgaaagcagaggagacCTGTGCTGTATGGACCAAGCAAAGGCCTCTCACGGAGTGGATCATAACACGCTTGGGATAGCATTGTGAAGAATAGGCATTCGCAAAGCACgtgctgtgctcatgtggaaaccaTGTGAACCAAGAGGCAGCCCTTCAAATTGAACAAGGGGCTGCATTGTACAGTTAAATTCACCCCGGAAAGCATCAGGACAGCAGCCTTTTACCACCTGTATTGCGTGGGCGTGCTgcgtaaataatctgagaagctgaactgtTTGAGGACGAACTCAACATCGGGGTTGGAGGGGAACTCACCAACAGCCTGAGCTGTGGAGGTGCCACAACCTTGCCCGGTGGAAGCTCAAAGGACTGgaggtacttgctgatgaagatcaacgatTGCTGCCGGCATTCTGGGCAACAGCTCAATGTCAAGACAAACAACATCTTCGATCAGTGGTGGAACGATCGTCGGTATCTGgaatttcatttgacttggatccaccttcgacactcatggaagcagtagtccagAGATCAAATGGTGTCTTGCACTGGATCATTCTCCttcacacaccaaaaaaatcaagaacaaaatgttacttggaggactaatggGCACCTGGGCCAAGAGCCAtagcattttcagtcacctcttaGGCATGGgcaagctggacaatgaacaaggaagccccccgaagaattgatgccttcgaAAGTTGGTGtcataaagaatatggaaagagaatgaggatggcaacagatgtacaaatgtgcttgacacaatggatggatggtgataagagttgtatgagcccccaacaaaatgattttttaaaaatattgaaagtgtcataaATTGCCCCCAAAACGAACAtctctcttggaggaagtacagccaaaaggCTCCTTGGAGTTGAGAATGGCGAGCCTTCGTCTGACATACgttggcctggtctctcctgataacatggacgGAAAGGAACATCATCTTTGGCAAAGTAGTTGCCGTCGTCAAGTGCcacggagttggttctgacccacagcgaccctgttcaACAGAACCGAACACTGCCTGAgcccgggccatcctcacaattgtccccatgcttgaggccattgttgcagccgctgtgtccatcatccacctccctgagggccttcctctttgtcgctgcccctccgctttaccaagcatgatgtccgtctccagggaccGGTGCTCTCCCGACAACGTGCCCAGCATACGTCAGTCGGAGTCTTgcggtccttgcctctaaggagtcctctggctgtacttcttacaaggcAGACAAATCTGTCCATGTAGGAGTCCGCCATACTTCCAACCTTCTTCTCCAGACCCACAGACCCGCAAGGCAATGGGCAGACACAGCGGCCGCAGCAACAGGCTATAATCATGACCGTTGTGAAGAAGGCGCAGGACCAGGCCCTGTTTCTTCTGTTGGACATGGGGTTGGccaggagtcagaagtgactggatgcatccatcctcccaactggaccgagAAGCGACatcctgataaacagagaaaagatttagggGATGAATGATTTCATTTGGTTCACAGCCAACACCCGTGGAAGCCACCGCCTGGCTATCCAACGACATACTGCATTGGGCACACCGGCTCCCATAGACCTCTTTCACGTGTTACATaagcaaagaggtcactttgaagaTGGATGCTAAGGTGTTCCCAGGCACGTCGCAGGCGTGGGAAAGCTGGCTGAGAAAGGAGCCTGCAGGAAAACTATGCCTTGGAATGGTGAGGTGGGTGAAGACGGCTGAACCTCAAGAAAAAACCGTCCGAAGAACAAACACAGCTATTGTAAAGGGaaaacagccagaacgctccttagaagggagggtaGTGAGAGGACAGCTCATGTGCGCATTATTGGGAGCgaacagtccctggggaaggacatcctacttgataaagtagagggtcaaagaAAAAGACCCTCCAAGCGATGTATTGATTGGCACCGGGGCTACAAAAATGGGCTTAAACTTGGGATGtccgtgaagatggtgcaggaccgggcagtgctttatTGTACACCCAGTAGCCGAGTCGGGTTTGTGGACACacgatccatacagaaggctgtcgGCTTGGTCTTCCTCGGTGATTCCAAGCTTCGCTTTCATCCAACAAGGTTGTCCCACCTGCTAACAAGccttttctccaatcctgaggccacgttcttcatacaatccatttCTTTAGGATTATTTTCGCAGAATACAGATGGAAGTctagtgaaaggacacaaccctaaTGCCCACTTCTCCTGATGTCAAGCCGTGCCGCGGGCCCTTGTTCCGTTGGAAGGCCTCCCTCTTGTTCTGTGTACAGCTTCCAcgcgagcacaattaagtgttctgcacTTCCCGTTCTTCACAACATTATCCGTAATACATTATAACCCACTCAGACAAAGATGcctttgaaaaaaatcaataaggcaccggtaaacatcttcctggtattttctGTTCATACTCAGCTCCATAGCAACTAACAAAAGCAACAAGCCCTTGAAGGAGCCCCGGAGTGGTGCATGGGCTCAACACACAGCCGcgaaccgaagggctgggggttcAACTCTATGGAGAGGCAGCTCAGGAAAGACAAAACCAGAGCCTGATGGTCACTTACAcggaagaccgaagaaaaatcAAGGCATTTGAAGTGTGGGGCTGGCCAAGAATATGAAAGGCTCcacggattgccagaagaacaaacatctgtcccggaagaagtacggccagcacGATCCTTTAGAGCCAAGGCTGGCAAAGACTGCTGGACTTTGGacctgtggtcaggagagacccgtccctgggtaCGGAcagcttggtaaagaagaaggaAGGCGGAGAAGATGAAGATCCTAGAGAAGATGGATGGACGAAGGGCTGCCACAGGGGCTCGGGAATCAGagcggctgtgaggatgatgaagGGCCAGGTGGTGGTTCGTTCAGTTAGGGTGCTATGACTTTgacggcacccaacagcaacttgGGAAAACGCAGCCATGGGCAACCCcgcggagcacagttctaccgtaGTTCACGCCAGGCCACCAGGAGTCAGGGTTTACTCACCCGCAGCCCGTTGTTAGGACTCTGGTTTATACTAAAGTGCTCTGTAACCTTTCATCGAGGCGCCCTATAGGCTCCAGTTGCTAACCAACCACCGGCGGCTCTCCGGAGCAAAggcctgaccatctgcttctgtgGAGTCGGCCGCCCTGGAAGccctagggggcagttccactctggcctCTCGGGTCCCTGAGAATTGTAACTGGCTCCATGGTAACAGGTTAACCTCTCACCCCTATCCTCACCAATGTCCGCTCCTCTTCTGGTCCCAGGTCCTGACCAAAATGAAGCAACAGGGCTTGGAGGCCTGGCTGGAGCCCGAGGAGATGCTGGGCGGCGGCAGCTCCTGGAAGGACAGCCTCCACAAGGAGCTGAGCGACCTATGGTGAGCTTGGCCACGGACCCTGGGAGGCCTCACTTCCCCAGGGAGTTAGCAGGGAGCCACCAGCATCTCTcttcccagcccccagccccggcccctcccaccccagccctgcCACTCGGGAGCCCCCAGCAGGGCAGGGTCCTCAGGTCCCCCAGCTCCTCTTCTCTCGGCAGGTCGGCCGTGCACTCGCTCCAGAACTCCATCGACGGCTTCACCATTCCCTCAGGGGGGCGCCATAAGGCTTCCAGCTTCAGGGGTGAGGGGGCTCCCTCTCCAGCTTCCGCACATGGGGTCACAATCGGGGGTCTTCTTTGGGGTCATAGTTGGAAGGTCGTCTCTAGTGATCACTTTGAGGTGACGTTACGAGGTCACAGTAAAGAGTGAGTGGGacggggggggcggggaatggaGTGGGTTAGGTTCCCCCAGAAGTGACATCCAGGTTTCCTGGGAATCATTTCTAAGGCTCACCAGGATCCAGTTCAAGGAGTCCTAGGGGTgtggtggttacgtgttgggctgcgaatcacagggtcagcagtttgaaaccaccagccactctgagggagaaacatggggTTTCCTACACCTCTAATGAGTGActttctcagaaaccaacagggacagttctaccctgtcctatcgggtcgctgGGTGTCATCATGACCCGGTGGCAGTGAGAGGATTCCACTTCAAGGGTCATTAAGGCCACAGTTTGGTGTCATGTCTGATCCCCTGGAAGGTCCGTCAAGGATCAAAGGCTCACAGACTGAGGGTCACACGCAGGGTttgtggatgaggggccagaatCGCTTGCACCTGTCCTCCCCACAGGCCACAAGGGGCACCGCTGCTTGAGCCCCCCACCTGCTTCCTGGGACTCAGATTCAGACTCTGACCACAACCCTTCTCAGCCACCTTTGAGCAGGAGCCGTCCCTTCCCATCCGGTACCTGTCTTCCCTGGCCACACCCCCTGGGGCTCCTGGGCTTCTGGTCCCCAAGCCCATACCCCGGGAGTCCCCTGGAGAAGGGGGAGCCGTGACCTACCCTTCTCTCCACAGCCTGAGCAGCCGGCTCTGCTCTTCCAggaagcccttccagagagaaaaTAAACTCGCCGAGACCCTCTTCCAGCCCCCCGTCTGTTTGTCCTGTTGCTTCCAGTGCTGGGGctcacccccagccccccatTTACCTCTCCAGTGCCCAGAGGGTGACCGATACCAGCGACCGTCCAGGAAGGGGGGGGGTTGGCTAAGCTCAGGGGATAGTGTGAAGCTAGATTTGGTCTATGACTCAGACCAGGGGGCAGCTGTGTGTGGACACTGCCCACCAGACAGGCTTCCCCCTCTTGGCACTTAAACTTCCTCTTGGGAGAATCCGAACTGCTGCCCACCTTGCCCAAAAAGGAGCCATGGAGGCATGGTGGTTTTGCTTTGAGATGCTAACAGTCAAGTCagtagttcgaagccaccagcccctttgagagagaaagatgaggctttctactcctatagagagttacagcctcagaaactcacatgggaagaaggttgtgatgagttggtattgactcccTTGTAAtggtttgggttgtttttggGGGGACTGGGAGGGGCTTGTCCACGTAGGGAAAGTGAAGCCCTGAGAGGGTGGGGCACAGCCTAGAATCGGGTTCTGAAGCCCTGTCCTCCTTCCCATGAGGTCTCACGCCCAAGCTCTATCCTAATATGATCCTTTCCCAAGAACACCTGAGGCCCCGCCCCGGATCGCGCGAAAGAACGCCGCGAATCCCCGCCCCCAGGAAGCTATGCAAACGAGGCGCCTCGAGGCCCCGCCCCCCTCGGCCCGAGCTGGGGCGCAGACTCCGCGCGGCGCTGCACTGTCGGCTCGAGACGTCCGTCTGCGCGTCCTCCCGCCCGGCCGGCCGCTGGACTGCCGGACCCGCCGCGCCGGGGCCGTCCGGGTGGagcgggggctccccgggcctggggaggaggagggctaCCCTGACCCCCCGCTCCCGCGGGCTGTCCGTCCGTCCGGCCGGGGCCTCCGTTCCTCCGGATCGTGTCCCTCCGGGTCCAGCGTGGGGAGGGTAAGAGGCCGCGGGAGGAAGgtggccggccggggctgggggaggggacccCGGCGACGGTGGGGAGGCTGGTTGTGCGGCTGTCATTCTGTATCGGTGTGTGGTTGTGTAACGGTCGTGTGTGTGGCTGTCAGGCTGTGATTGTGGTTTTGAgggttggctgtgtgtgtgtgtgtgtgtgtgtgtgtgtgtgtgtggccgtgTCTCCTGCCACCGTCACCGTGTGCCTGCACTGATGGTGTGCCCTGAgcggttcgtgtgtgtgtgtgtgtgtgtgaacgtgcgcCTGGTTAGTGCGGCCTTCTGGCTCCGTGTATGAATCTGTGTCACAGTCCATGTATGTTCCCCTCGCGTGGCCATGTGGCTGTGGCTGTGCATGGCACCTTCTCTCGCCTGGGACCAGCAGTGTGGCATCGGAGCCCGCCCTCATTGTGTGGCTGTCGCTGAGTGCCTTGTGAATGGGCGTGTGACACCGTGACTGGTCCGTGACCCCCATCGTGTGTGGGGTGCGACTGTTGACTGTGCCGCTCAAATGTGTTGGTAACCCCGGCGCCCGGCAGGGAGGGCTTGCATGGGCCTGTAGGGTGTGTGGGGAGCTTCCTGGTGTGTCCCTGTGACTGTGTATGTGGGTGTCTGTGacaggccgtgtgtgtgtgtgtgtgtgcatgcagttATGTGTCTGTGGGTGTTGGGCACCTGTCTGAATGAGCCACAGGCTGGCACCAAGCACGGTCTCTGGAGCCCAGCAGCCCCTGTGTCCTTATGGTGGGATGGAGGGGTGCTGTGCCATGGGTTAATGTGACCCCAAGTCGGTGCTGTTTGGGATGGATGCTCCAGGCCACCTTTGGGGGTGGTTATACCTCTGGGAAagggtgggttgggggtgggagggctgtGGCCAGGTGAGCCTGTGGGGCCTCTGGTGACCCTCACCCTACCTGTCACCTTGCAGAGTGAGCCGAGTGGATGGGGCACAGGACCCTGAGTGCCTACTCTCACctgcctgggcctcagtttctgcAGCCGTGCAATGGGGGTGCTCATCCCTGCCCTGCAGGCCGCTAGGGTCAGCTGTGAGGAGTCTGTGGGCATGGTGGCGGCCTGTGGAAAGCCGTAGGGCGCTTTCGCAGGTGAGGTCAGACCCAGTGGTGAGGGTGCCCACCAGCAGCAGTAGGTAACTGGGGCGCTTGGGACTGAAGGTAGGCTTATGGGGGCGGGGttgtgggtgggggggcaggaagcCAGGCTAGccctgcaagatgctgggaggcagACGGGCCTGGgaagaggggtgggagggagagggggagaagcaGCTGGGAGAGAATGGGGCCTGGCCATCAGCCAGCCCAGACACACATCAAGAGAGTAGCCCCTGAGGATGTCATGGGAGCAGCTGGAGGAGGGGGCCGTGGAGCTTGGGAGCCCATGGAAAGCCCGCTGGGAAGAGAGTAGGGTTGTAGAGGGCAGGGCCAGTATATAAGCTCTGGGCCCCTCCTACCTACCctggatcccccagcctcaaaagAGACAAAGCTGGCCGTCTGGGGAGGCAGGGGCCACCAATGGGCAGGGACAGGGACCAACAGGAGTGGGGCTAGCTATGTAGAGGCAGGGCCAGATTTGGGGGTGGGGCTAGATGTGCAGAGGTGGAGCCAGGCTCAGATGTGAGGCCAGAACCTCCCTGACCCCCCACCTTGcatctcccaccccctcccatttGGGCAGGCCGGGCCTTCACCATGGCGGGAGCAAGACCGCAGCTGAAGAGGAGTTTCTCCATCATCCCCTGCTTTGTCTTTGTGGAGGTGAGGAAcctggcctccccctcccccgagaaactttcccctgcccctccagggcagagcgggggtggggtggtagggTGGTGTGTGGGGCAGATGGCACTCCTGTCTTCCTGTCACTGTCTCTGGCCTGTCTCTCCACCTCAATCTTCTTCATCCTTGTCCGGTCGTTGCCTGTACCCCTTTCTCCATCTCCCTGGCACCAATCTTGGCTCTCTGTGACCCTGCACTCGCTCCTTATCACTTTTGTTGTCCTTCCTCTTGAGAAGTGGGGGTGAGCTTGGTCTCAGAGGCTGCATTCCCTGGGTTCCTGTCCCCCCGCCTCGCCTGGTCTTCACTACTGATCTCTGGGCTCCCTACATCCACACTCTCCCTGCTAAGATGTCCGaatctgtaaaatgggcataATCCTCTCCTACGGCTGTTATCAGGGGGAAATGGATGGATTCTCCCTCGACCCACCCCCAATTTTTAAGTTCATTTATTTTGCCCCAACAATTCTATTGGAAGagagttcacatatcatacaattcaatagatcAATCACATGAAGGAGAGATGTACAATCATCACATCAGTTTTAGAATCTTCTCATTCTCCTACTTATTGTTATTACCTCCCCATTTCTAAGCCCCCTCCCCAAAATGGGTAAATTCTTGAAAATGTCCAGGGTGTCCAGTCCACAGCAAAGGTTATGTCTGTGATGCTTCTATTACTACTTCtaatgctttctctctctctctcagtctgtCCCTGCACTTCCCCACCcatcatctctctccctctgccctgACCCCAGGCCACATACTCCCCCACTTCATTTCCTCTGTCCATCTTTCTGCGTCTCTATCTCCGTGTTTTCCCCACGCCCTGATCTCTGCCCCTAACAGTCTAGGCCTTTTCTCTACCTCCATCGCAGTGTCTCTCGCTCTGATCTCTCTGACTCCCAGTTTCTGCCTTTCTGTTCTCTCCAGCACTGTGTCTCTGGCTCTTTGCCTCAGCTCAGGCCCTgaccctctctcttctctccccgtGCCTCTACTCCCTGGCTGGCCGGCAGTCGGTGCTGCTGGGTGTCGTGATCCTGCTTGCTTACCGCTTGGAGTTCACAGACACCTTCCCCGTGCACACCCAGGGCTTCTTCTGCTACGACAGTACCTATGCCAAGCCCTATCCAGGGCCTGAGGCTGCCAGCAGGGTGCCCCCTGCCCTCATCTATACCTTGGTCACAGCTGGGCCCACCCTCACGGTGAGACCCTGGGGTGGCCTGGGGTGGGCTGCAGGGAGGACCCCATAGGAGACGGGAGGGCAGGGGGGCAGAGAGGGCTGAGGGACCAGGAAGAACCCACCTTGGTCTTGCCCGCAGATCCTGCTGGGTGAGTTGGCAAGGGCCTTTTTTCCTGCTCCACCCTCGGCCGTCCCTGTTATTGGGGAGCGCACCATCGTGTCCGGGGCCTGTTGCCGCTTCAGTCCCCCTCTGCGGAGGCTTGTCCGCTTCCTGGGTGAGTGACAGCCCGGGCTCAGCCCTGCAATAACGAGGGGGATGAGGGCAGAGCCAGAGGGCCCAGCACCACCCTCAGCCCACGGAACAGAATGGCTAGGATTGCCAGGAGGCGGGCTTGGGCCCCGACCAGACATCTGGGAGGTTTCAGAGCTGTGAGTAGGGCCTAGTCAAGCCAGGAGAGCAGCTGGGGGCTGTGGACCTGGAATTCTGTCAAGGAGGGTCAGGCAGAGGGGGCGTAGGCTCAGGCCAACGCAGTGGGGCAGCGATCCAGCTCAGATTTCTCATGGTCTCCGCGGGGCACCTGGTCATCCTAGAAGTGGCCCTGGCATAGGGGCACGCGCTCCACTGTGGTGCGATGGTGCTGATGCCCCAGGAGAGGACTGCCACCTGGCAGAGGTGATGGAGACACCGAGGCCTGATGTGCTGTAATGAGGCTCCAAGGGCAGGACGCCCAGAGTGCCGTCCTGGGGGTCCTAGGTGTGGTTTAACATTTGTCACAGGAACAGGGGACAAGGGGCCTGGTGAGTCATACAAGGTTCTTGGAGGTGGCCTCTGCCACATCAGGGCCCCAGGCTCCCTCTTCTTCGTCCCCAGGGGTCTACGCCTTTGGTCTCTTCACCACGACCATCTTCGCCAACGCCGGACAAGTGGTGACTGGCAACCCCACACCGCATTTTCTGTCCGTCTGCCGCCCCAACTACACGGCCCTGGGCTGCCCGCCACCCTCGCCTGACCGGCCAGGGCCCGACCGCTTTGTCACTGACCAGGGCGCTTGTGCTGGCAGCCCCAGCCTTGTGGCTGCCGCGCGCCGAGCCTTCCCCTGCAAGGACGCGGCCCTCTGCGCCTACGCTGTCACCTATACCGCGGTGAGCCTGGGGGGCTGCTGGCTCAGAAAGGGGGGCAAGAGCCTGTGCAATACTGCCAGGAAGCCACTGGGGCACTAGCCGCAGCCTGGGTGTAGATTCTGACTCCTCCCCTCGGCTCCTAGCTGCCTACCTTGGTGTCTGGCCACGCCCCCAGCCATGTGAGGCCACGCCCAGGAACGGCCTTTAGCTCCGCCCTTTAGGAGTTGAAAGACACTCTGGAGAGAGAGGGCCAGTCACCCCTTCTTAGCGCCCAACCATGGTCCCCAAATGTCCCAGGTCCCAAATACAGGCTGGGAGAATGGGTGGGTGGGCTCATTCTGGAGCTCTGGCCCCGCCCCTGAGGGCCGTGACCCCGCCTTTTGTCATGCTGGCCACGCCCTGGACTCTAGGGAGCCTCCCTCCTTTCCGTGGACGCACAGGTCCCTGGTCTGAAACCCCGCCCCTTTTGTTCCCCCTGTCCACCAATCGCTCTACCCCTGCCTGTAGCCCATTGGGACCCGTGACCCCACCCCCCTCGACCTTCTGGAGCCTTGACCCTCTGCTGTCTGGCCACATCCTAACTTGGCAAGTGGCTTTCCCCATCTATGACTCCAATTTCAGGGGACAGACTTCTACACGTATGTCCATggagccccccaccaccaccacgtgaCCACCTTTGGGGCTCGGGCCACGCCCTCTAGCCCAGGAGATAGTGACCACTTGGGCGTGGCGACAGCACTTCCCAGACCCCAAGACCCCTGACCTGCCCCGCCCCACAGATGTACGTGACTCTCATATTCCGCGTGAAGGGCTCCCGCCTGGTCAAGCCCTCCCTCTGCCTGGCCCTGCTGTGTCCCGCCTTCCTGGTGGGCGTGGTCCGCGTGGCCGAGTACCGCAACCACTGGTCCGACGTGCTGGCCGGCTTCCTAACCGGGGCGGCCATTGCCACCTTCCTGGTGAGCCCCCTCCAGCTCCCTGACCCAAGAGGCCGAAGGATTGCTTGATGGCTGGGGTGGGCGAGGGGCGGGCGGGAGGAACCCCGTGGGACCTGTCCAGTGTCTGCATGCGCTCATCTGTGGAGTGGGGTGACaaggtgggtttctgagcctgtcagtcttTAGGGGCACGGTTAGCCTCCTCTTTTTACTGGGAagaggccggtggttttgaaccacagaccttgcggTCAGCAACCCAACTCCTAGTCCGCAACCCCTCCAGGCCTCCTTACTGCCTCTGAGTGAGGTGCAAGAACAGGGCCGGACCCATAGTAAGCGCCATCCGAGTGCTAGCCGTGATTTGAAAACCCGTCTCAGTTTTCTGATCTGCAAAATGGGGATGCTGTTGACACAACTTCTGCCGGAGTGGCCCTCGGTGCCAGCCCAGCTGCTCTCCCTCCATCCCAGGTCACCTGCGTCGTACACAACTTCCAGAGCCGACTGCCCTTGGGCAGGAGGCTCTCACGTTGGGAGGACCTGGGCCAGCCCCCCACCATGGACAGCCCCCTCGAAAAGTTAAGTGTGGCCCAGGTAAGGGGAGCCGGGGACTGCTCCGGctggagagggtggtgggtggaggggggcTAGGGATGCAGGAAATCAGGCCACAGATGAGTGTCCTGGGCTCAGGGGGAGGCGGAGGACTCCCTGCACGCTATAAACGGAAGCCCTGACACCCCAAGGTTACTCACCTCTCTCCTGTGAGGACTCTGGAGATCTCTTCCTTGAGGCTCTGCCTGCAGAGCTCCTCGTGCTGGCGCCAGGGCCCAGGGGGCCCACTAGccccttccctctgcctctctGTCTCAGGAACCCGAAGCCTACAGGCCGCATTCGACACCGGCACGGCTCACCCCATCCAGTGagtgggcgtgggggtgggggtgggggtgggggtggaggggatggCTGCAGATGGAGGGGGCTGCCAGAGGGACCTCCACTGCCGGTACCCTTGTGGCCTCCGCCCAAGCTCTCTGGACCCTCTGACCCCTGACTCCTGACCTTTCCAGAGCCGCAGAACTGCACCCGCCGTGGCCACCTGATCCCCAGCTGTGTGTCCTCCAGGGCCCCAGCCATGTGTTCATCACCCCGAGTTCCCCGCCCAAGATTGAGATCTGAGCCAacgcccctgccgctgcccctgcccctcccagcgCCCACCCCCAGCCAAGGCCCCTCACCCTCCTCCCCAGGGCCCGGAGGGCCAGgagggggtggcgggggtggTGGCCGGGGCCGGAAGCTGCTGCTGCCCACCCCCCTTCTGCGGGACCTGTACACCCTCAGTGGGCTCTACTCTTCCCCTTTCCACCGGGACAACTTCAGCCCTTACCTCTTTGCCAGCCGTGACCACCTGCTGTGAGGCCCTATCACCCACCCACTCAGAACCTACCCGGCCCCCATGTCTTCCCTGCCACCagtttgtgtgcctgtgtgtaagTGCCAAAGCCCGCTGCCCCCAAACCAGCCAGGGCCAGACGCCAGAGGATGACCAGAGGGACATAGTGGAAGAGGGAAGTCCAGGTGGATCTGGCTGGGAGGTGGGCCCTGGGCCCTGTGATGGCCCTTTTAAGGACTTCTACCCACCTGTTCCCTGGggaccccaccctaccaccccagTTCTCAGAATTCTAAACACAGGGAGTTTATTCCAGCTAATGAGAACTTCCCCTTCACCTCTTAGAATCTTCCGGCAGGAGGGCAACTCCAGCCAGTGGCCAATGTCTGGACAGCCAATCGGAACCATTGGCTTTCAGACTTTCCTGGGTGGGTGGGTATGATTCCAGCCAATGGGGGACCGCCCATGTCCAAGCTGGAGCCAAGGAAGGGGGAGAGAGCTTGAGCAGACCTTTGTCATTGGGTCCTCTAGCCTCAGAGTCGAGctgagggtggggggcaggctcCCCCAGGGCAGGGTCCTTGGGGACCCCTTTCCCTCTCAGCCCTTCCTCCACACGCAACCTCTCACCGCTCCCTTCAAATTCCCTATTTATTCAGGGCTTGCTCCCTTTGGGAAGTTTTGGGGTTTCGGGAGTGATGTCTCCCCTTGCCTGTGCCCAGGTCACCACCGACCCTTGGTTATTTATTAGGGAGGGCTGTGGGGACAGCTTTTTCTTGGAAGTCGCCCCTGTTCTGCACACtgtaccccccacccctaccccacctcccAGCCTCCTGCAGATGTGCCATtgctgggggtgtgtgtggaacGAGGGGCACTCCCCTACCCTGGGCAGCCAAAGGCAGGGGGCAGAGGAGACACTGCCCCCTCTCTCCAGCCCCCTCCTCATCTTTAATAAAGACCTGTTTCTAACAGAACCCCGTCCCCGCACCTTCCTGCCCCCCACAGTGGGGTGTGGAGGAAATCCGCCATGGGTGTCCGTGAGACTGTCTCCCCACTATGTCGGAGGGCGACTATGGAGAGGCAGTGTGGGACTGTGGGGTCTGCGCCTTGGGTCTAGATGGTGGCTGTGCTGTCTCCTGGTTGTGGGGCCTTAGAAAAGTTAGCCTCTGGGCCCCATTCCCTCATCCGACGGGTGGACTGCCCCACAGTGGACGCACGGATGCAGAGATGCCTCTCTGTGGGTGTTCCCAGAGCGGCTGGCCCAGTTAGCCAGGGGACAAGGACACAGGGT
Proteins encoded in this window:
- the PLPPR2 gene encoding phospholipid phosphatase-related protein type 2 isoform X3, which translates into the protein MAGARPQLKRSFSIIPCFVFVEGFFCYDSTYAKPYPGPEAASRVPPALIYTLVTAGPTLTILLGELARAFFPAPPSAVPVIGERTIVSGACCRFSPPLRRLVRFLGVYAFGLFTTTIFANAGQVVTGNPTPHFLSVCRPNYTALGCPPPSPDRPGPDRFVTDQGACAGSPSLVAAARRAFPCKDAALCAYAVTYTAMYVTLIFRVKGSRLVKPSLCLALLCPAFLVGVVRVAEYRNHWSDVLAGFLTGAAIATFLVTCVVHNFQSRLPLGRRLSRWEDLGQPPTMDSPLEKLSVAQEPEAYRPHSTPARLTPSKPQNCTRRGHLIPSCVSSRAPAMCSSPRVPRPRLRSEPTPLPLPLPLPAPTPSQGPSPSSPGPGGPGGGGGGGGRGRKLLLPTPLLRDLYTLSGLYSSPFHRDNFSPYLFASRDHLL
- the PLPPR2 gene encoding phospholipid phosphatase-related protein type 2 isoform X4, with the translated sequence MAGARPQLKRSFSIIPCFVFVEILLGELARAFFPAPPSAVPVIGERTIVSGACCRFSPPLRRLVRFLGVYAFGLFTTTIFANAGQVVTGNPTPHFLSVCRPNYTALGCPPPSPDRPGPDRFVTDQGACAGSPSLVAAARRAFPCKDAALCAYAVTYTAMYVTLIFRVKGSRLVKPSLCLALLCPAFLVGVVRVAEYRNHWSDVLAGFLTGAAIATFLVTCVVHNFQSRLPLGRRLSRWEDLGQPPTMDSPLEKLSVAQEPEAYRPHSTPARLTPSKPQNCTRRGHLIPSCVSSRAPAMCSSPRVPRPRLRSEPTPLPLPLPLPAPTPSQGPSPSSPGPGGPGGGGGGGGRGRKLLLPTPLLRDLYTLSGLYSSPFHRDNFSPYLFASRDHLL
- the PLPPR2 gene encoding phospholipid phosphatase-related protein type 2 isoform X5; the protein is MAGARPQLKRSFSIIPCFVFVESVLLGVVILLAYRLEFTDTFPVHTQGFFCYDSTYAKPYPGPEAASRVPPALIYTLVTAGPTLTILLGELARAFFPAPPSAVPVIGERTIVSGACCRFSPPLRRLVRFLGVYAFGLFTTTIFANAGQVVTGNPTPHFLSVCRPNYTALGCPPPSPDRPGPDRFVTDQGACAGSPSLVAAARRAFPCKDAALCAYAVTYTAMYVTLIFRVKGSRLVKPSLCLALLCPAFLVGVVRVAEYRNHWSDVLAGFLTGAAIATFLVTCVVHNFQSRLPLGRRLSRWEDLGQPPTMDSPLEKNPKPTGRIRHRHGSPHPSRRTAPAVAT
- the PLPPR2 gene encoding phospholipid phosphatase-related protein type 2 isoform X1, whose amino-acid sequence is MAGARPQLKRSFSIIPCFVFVESVLLGVVILLAYRLEFTDTFPVHTQGFFCYDSTYAKPYPGPEAASRVPPALIYTLVTAGPTLTILLGELARAFFPAPPSAVPVIGERTIVSGACCRFSPPLRRLVRFLGVYAFGLFTTTIFANAGQVVTGNPTPHFLSVCRPNYTALGCPPPSPDRPGPDRFVTDQGACAGSPSLVAAARRAFPCKDAALCAYAVTYTAMYVTLIFRVKGSRLVKPSLCLALLCPAFLVGVVRVAEYRNHWSDVLAGFLTGAAIATFLVTCVVHNFQSRLPLGRRLSRWEDLGQPPTMDSPLEKLSVAQEPEAYRPHSTPARLTPSKPQNCTRRGHLIPSCVSSRAPAMCSSPRVPRPRLRSEPTPLPLPLPLPAPTPSQGPSPSSPGPGGPGGGGGGGGRGRKLLLPTPLLRDLYTLSGLYSSPFHRDNFSPYLFASRDHLL